The DNA window TTGTCCCTAAATCGCGGCACGCTATTGGTGGAGCACCCGCCCGTCAACTGTCACTGCCCCGTTGAAGTATTCCATTGGTCGAAGCGAACGTCAATCGCGGAGATGGTCTGTTTTGATTGGACGGGACTGCTATCCCTCAGTTCTCCACAAGCAGGCGGATTGGTCGAAGGGCACAGGCGGTGTCTTTCGTGGGCTTGCTCTTGAAGGCTTCACGGAGAGCGAATGTCGTCATGAGCGGTGGGTAGGAATTATAACGTTGGTGTTTATATTACTATCTACTTTGTTAAACACATGGTTGACTGCAATGCATTGTATATCCAGAGTGCcaaatgtacgtttcaaaagGAACTATAACACGGCACTTGCAGGTTGCACACTTCCGGAATCGGGCTGCCTTTCCGTATCAAAGAGTTTATCTTAGCTAGTTCGGGGCTCGTTAGCATGCTAGCCAGCAGAGCGCAGCTTGCTCTGCAGATTTACCGTTTTACGGATTTGGGTTAAGCCGCTCGGAGTTATGTAGCTATATGCTTCTTTTCACGCGTATCCATTCAGCTCTCCCTGTGTTTATTCTTAGGAAATGGCAGTAGTGTAATACGAGGGGAGCGACGACTGTTTTAAGTTAgaaacacagctagctagctttaaAAACaccgttagctagctagctttcctAGCGCAGCCTCTGTCGAGCTAACGCGTCGTCGTTGGTGTTAGGTTAGCACAGAGGCTCTTCAGCAGctttagcttagctagctacTTTTACTCTGAGGTGGCGCTGTCAGGCCGCGCGCGCAAATTGTGGGTGTCTCTTAGCTACATATTTACAACTGCGACCTCCAACTCTGGCTAatttaaccacacacacacacacacacacacactgtcttttGCTAAATGCTTTATTTTCTAGACTTTTCCATATAGCGCCTTCCTGTACTGTAGCTAGCTATGTAGTTCGTGCCAGCTGGCTAACTTAGTGCGACGCAAGTTTTTCATAGAAGAATAAGTAGCTGTAACTAACTCTGCATAACGCGATCATCTGCCGAGATTGTTAGCTAGCAGCCTCCTGTTTACGATTTCCAACCGATATTATTTTAGTCGTAGTCAGTCAAGATGTAACGTATGTAACGTTAATTACATAGTGGGGATTCCTTGGGTCGTGCTAGCTCACGAACTTGTTTATTTTTCGATCAGGTTGGCTGACTGGGCATTGGGATCGCTTAAGGTGAATTTGAGGAGTAATCTGCACGTTGAATTTTGCTCGTCTGCTTTGCTACGTTCCGGAATCAGTAGTGATGGACGATTCGTGGTCAGATCTgtaggtagctagctaactttgAACCGTTTTGTCTTGACACGCTCATCTGCTGCTTTGTTTAGGCTATGCGTATTTATTTAGGTAGTGTATACCGTCTGACTTTAGCTTCACAGATCCACTGGGGTACATGCAGGATGTTGGTGGTAAATGTCAAACGCAGGTGCACCTCGTAGCTTGTCATGATTCCCACCTTCATCGTCCAATAGTACAAGTTCTTAGCAGTGTCTCTGTAACTCTGCGTGCACTTGTCATCAGAGTGCTGACAGTGTGAACCCCTTAAAGCCCTCACAGTATTGCTCACTGCTACTACCTTTAGGTGGTAAAACATCAAAACATCAGTTCACATAAGTCCACATAATCATTATGGCCACCACTACCACATTGCTCTTCTGATTCATGCTCATCTAGGTAGTTACAGGTAACACCTCTTTAACTTTGTTCATATGTTTGTGAAAGTGCATGCAAGAGACGGAGCATccgtttttaattaatttgatgCAGATGGTACATCACTGGATGTCTGTTTACTTTATGTTTATGGAGTGTTTTGGcagtaataataactaataatactTTTATTTCCTGTTAAGCGATTAAAAATATTGTAGCCTTCCACTTTACCAATCACTTGCTACAGTAGCTTTTTTTGATTTCATAGATCAAAAGGACAGTATGGCCACCACTGTTGCTGTCAGTCCCAGTGAATACCTCCAGCCTTCCACCACCACCTCTCAAGTAAGTCCCTAAAAGTGCCTTcttattgacatttgccatttGCTTTATGGTTTGTGTCGGTCTGTTTTGTTGaaaattgtttttaaatgtgtaaagTCATCCTTATGTGCATATTGAGGGATTTTGAAGATTGCATTATctaaggatatatatatatatatatatatatatatatatatatatatatatatatatatatatatgtatgtatgtacatatattatttaaacaataaatagtTTGCATTTGTTTCACAATGGTGCTAAACAGGTGTAggctaaaatgaaaaaataaaataaaataaaaaacactgtcCCATTTATCAGtgatttcatcttttttttttttttttttttctccatctcGTAGGATTCTCAGCCGTCACCTTTGGCCCTCCTGGCTGCAACTTGCAGTAAGATTGGCCCACCTGCAGCCCAAGCCCCAGTCAGCACTCCACCAGCCCAGCCAACTACGCGCCGCTTGCACCCCATCAAGCCTGCTCCAATCGCTCCAGCTCCGCCCAAAAATATGGCCTTCCTGTCAGCTAAGGGAAATGTGATCCAGCTACCTGCAGGCTTAGGTTCTTCAGGAGCCAGCCCAATCCTTCTCACTATTCAGACCCCCACACGACCAGCAGGCACGACTACTGCCAACATCCAGTACCAGGTGGTGCCCCAAATCCAGGGAGCCCAGACCATTCAAATGATGCCCCAGGGTGGACAGATCCAGATAATTCCTGGGACCAACCAGGCTATTATCACCTCACCTGTTACAATGCAGGCTGCCACACCCACTCCTACATCTGTGGCAACAGTGCCTGCTACACCGAAGACAGTACCAATCAAGCCATCAACGCAAAAGCGGCGGCAGAATAATTCGAACATTGCATCTAACACTAATGTCATGCGTCTGTCTAGTGGACTTACGCTACCACTCAATGTTGCTACGGGTGAGGTGGGCGGAGCGCAGATAGTCACAGAATCAGCAGCTGCCACTCCTCGGCCAGCAAAGGGAAAGAGGGGGCGTAAGAAACAGGTCGCCACCCCTCAGCCCGCCTCAACTCCTCCTTCTGCTGAGCAAGTGGAAACGGTGTTGATAGAAACCACAGCTAATAATATTATTCAGGTAAGTTTGGCTCTGTTTCTTTGGTATTCATTAGTTACATATTGTACCGTTCATTCATCTCATACATGTTGTACATGTAAATTTATTAGCTAATGGACTGTAAAGAATAAAGCTTAAAAAGAAAACCTCCCTGACCACAAGTTTTTCTACAGaacagtgtatgtatgtatgtaataacTCAAAAAATGAAAGGTAGCTTAAATAATACAGTACAGACTTTGCTATGTTGATGTACACAATGCAAGCCAGATTGATCAATCTGGAGGAATAAAAGCTATGTCCACTGGGGGGCAGGTCAGGGCTAAACATTCCCTACTGACACAAGAATGCTTCATTGATTATCAATTCTGATTTGGTACAAAAACAGCAATGACCACACCTGAGGAGACTGCATTGTTgtttaaactacaaaaaaaagacagaaagtgaTTAAATAAAAGCCTATCATGGTTTCTTCAGTCTGCTTCTGACATAACATCACACTGTGGTGTTTTCTTttcgttttgtttttgtaaatgcCATAATAATATATGCTTAACaacgttttattttttttgtttattttatatactcTTTATTGTCCAACTAATTTTAATATGCAGTACATGCACTTCAACATGCACTGGTGGACCACAGTGGACATTATCATGTCATTCTGTTTTGAGTAATTATCATTGACTAATACTTTTAGAGTATTGGTGCACCTGCGCATGACCTCTACAGGAGCTTTCATGAGATACCATTCTAAATGGACGTTGGACGTGAGTTCCTGGCTCGCAGTCTCCATTCTAGTTTATCCCTAGTTTATTAGTGTTCGATAGCtttgagatcagggctttgtgcGGACTAGTCACGTTTATCCATACCAAACTCTCGCAACCATACCTTTAGGGGCCTTGGCGTTTATGCACTAGGGCTGGATTAGAAAAGGGCCTTCTCCAAACCGTTTCCACAAATCTGGAAGCAAATAGttgtccaaaatgtcttggtaTGCTAAAGCATTAAAACTTGACTGGAATTAAAGGGCTAAGGTCAACCCCTGAAAAACAGCCTCATAGCATTATTCATTCAGTACTTCCCTTCAAAagccttaaatgtaatatttttagtTGTGTTGatagtatataaataaaactcgtaaatatatatatatatatatatatatatatatatatatatatatatatatatatatatatatataaacagcaaCAAAATTGTAGTTAAGGTGGCGTTGTTGTTGTTCAAAGATTTTTTTCCTTTCATCTTAGGCAGGGAACAATCTTCTGATTGTGCAGAGTCCAGGGGGGAACCAGCCAGTAGTACAGCAGGTGCAGTTGGTTCAGCAAAAATCAGAACAGCAGGTGGTGCAAATACCCCAGCAGGCTCTAAAAGTGGTGCAGGCCGCTTCTGCAACTCTTCCCCCTGTGCCCCAGAGACAACCAGCTACACCTAGTGTGCAGATGACCCCCTCTGAACCCACACAGGTAACTCCTTTTTTACtattataattgtttttttttttcagaatttcagTGCTTACTCGCTGACATGCCATTCAGGTTACACAGCgttttgtatgtttatttgATATTGTTTTGTTACCATTATTATAAAGGTTTGTTATCCTGTTAGGTATCTCACTTGACCAATCTGTATGTTTACCTGTCTGTCTAATCTGTTGGTTCACAGGTGCTGATTAAGACAGCTTCAGGTGAGTGGCAGGCAGTGCAGCTCCAGAAGACCATAGTTTCCACTCCAACTACGccagccaccaccaccacccctacTGCTCTGACTGTTGTCAGTAAGAAAGCCCAGCAAGGAGCACGGAAAGAGCGAACACTGGCAAAGATCGCCCCTGCTGGTGGAGGTCCTATTAGACTAAACACAGCTCAGCTTGCCTCAGCAGGTCCAGCTGTTCAGACCATCAATATCAACGGTGTACAAGTACAAGGAGTGCCTGTGACCATCACAAATGCTGGTGGTAAGTGATTTTGCTTAGTTTCTGGTCACAGTTAATTTTATCTGGTTGTGGTGTTTGATTTTGACTAGGAAGATTTAGATTATATTTGCACATTTTTGCAGCCAGTATACATGCACCATAGGGTCTTCCATAAATGCAGTTGTATTGGTCCCATTACTTGATCTGTCTACCCCTTGACGTCACGTCATTTGACAAATTGTACAGTCATCAAAGCTGAATGGGCATTCCAAAAGCAGAATATAGTTTCTTTACATGGTGTATGCGGTGACTTCTTCT is part of the Salminus brasiliensis chromosome 17, fSalBra1.hap2, whole genome shotgun sequence genome and encodes:
- the sp2 gene encoding transcription factor Sp2 isoform X2, which produces MSDQKDSMATTVAVSPSEYLQPSTTTSQDSQPSPLALLAATCSKIGPPAAQAPVSTPPAQPTTRRLHPIKPAPIAPAPPKNMAFLSAKGNVIQLPAGLGSSGASPILLTIQTPTRPAGTTTANIQYQVVPQIQGAQTIQMMPQGGQIQIIPGTNQAIITSPVTMQAATPTPTSVATVPATPKTVPIKPSTQKRRQNNSNIASNTNVMRLSSGLTLPLNVATGEVGGAQIVTESAAATPRPAKGKRGRKKQVATPQPASTPPSAEQVETVLIETTANNIIQAGNNLLIVQSPGGNQPVVQQVQLVQQKSEQQVVQIPQQALKVVQAASATLPPVPQRQPATPSVQMTPSEPTQVLIKTASGEWQAVQLQKTIVSTPTTPATTTTPTALTVVSKKAQQGARKERTLAKIAPAGGGPIRLNTAQLASAGPAVQTININGVQVQGVPVTITNAGGQQHLTVQGGGLQLGSVQTQAQPLKVDQTLALELQSQPGEKKRRMACTCPNCKDAEKRPGEVGKRKHICHIPGCEKTFRKTSLLRAHVRLHTGERPFVCSWVFCGKRFTRSDELQRHARTHTGDKRFECSKCQKRFMRSDHLTKHYKTHINTKNL
- the sp2 gene encoding transcription factor Sp2 isoform X1, translating into MATTVAVSPSEYLQPSTTTSQDSQPSPLALLAATCSKIGPPAAQAPVSTPPAQPTTRRLHPIKPAPIAPAPPKNMAFLSAKGNVIQLPAGLGSSGASPILLTIQTPTRPAGTTTANIQYQVVPQIQGAQTIQMMPQGGQIQIIPGTNQAIITSPVTMQAATPTPTSVATVPATPKTVPIKPSTQKRRQNNSNIASNTNVMRLSSGLTLPLNVATGEVGGAQIVTESAAATPRPAKGKRGRKKQVATPQPASTPPSAEQVETVLIETTANNIIQAGNNLLIVQSPGGNQPVVQQVQLVQQKSEQQVVQIPQQALKVVQAASATLPPVPQRQPATPSVQMTPSEPTQVLIKTASGEWQAVQLQKTIVSTPTTPATTTTPTALTVVSKKAQQGARKERTLAKIAPAGGGPIRLNTAQLASAGPAVQTININGVQVQGVPVTITNAGGQQHLTVQGGGLQLGSVQTQAQPLKVDQTLALELQSQPGEKKRRMACTCPNCKDAEKRPGEVGKRKHICHIPGCEKTFRKTSLLRAHVRLHTGERPFVCSWVFCGKRFTRSDELQRHARTHTGDKRFECSKCQKRFMRSDHLTKHYKTHINTKNL